In Rhizobium sp. N324, a single genomic region encodes these proteins:
- a CDS encoding TetR/AcrR family transcriptional regulator, whose amino-acid sequence MAAKENLRPGGRSARVQASVHKAVRELLAEMNRAEVTIPLIAARAGVTPSTIYRRWGDLQELLADVAVERLRPDMQPVDAGSGKADLQAWAEQYAEEMSSGPGREMIRDVLAAQAGDNACKCCEYTRQQIVLIAERAKARAESFPDVECVMDQVVAPIMYRILFGDVPDGARVRDLVARVMSAD is encoded by the coding sequence ATGGCAGCGAAAGAGAATCTCCGCCCGGGTGGCAGAAGCGCCCGGGTTCAGGCATCGGTGCACAAGGCGGTTCGCGAGCTGCTGGCCGAGATGAACCGCGCCGAGGTGACGATCCCGCTGATCGCCGCCAGGGCCGGTGTGACGCCGTCGACCATCTATCGCCGCTGGGGCGACCTGCAGGAGCTTCTGGCCGATGTCGCCGTCGAGCGGCTGCGGCCGGATATGCAGCCGGTCGATGCCGGCAGCGGCAAGGCCGATCTTCAAGCCTGGGCCGAGCAATATGCCGAGGAAATGTCTTCCGGGCCGGGCCGCGAGATGATCCGCGACGTGCTGGCGGCGCAGGCGGGCGACAATGCCTGCAAATGCTGCGAATATACCCGCCAGCAGATCGTCCTCATCGCCGAGAGGGCAAAGGCCCGCGCCGAAAGCTTCCCGGATGTCGAATGCGTCATGGATCAGGTCGTGGCGCCGATCATGTACCGCATCCTGTTCGGCGACGTGCCGGATGGCGCGCGGGTGCGTGATTTGGTTGCGCGCGTCATGAGCGCGGACTGA
- a CDS encoding MFS transporter produces the protein MLTAAKSTENAQRPSIGFHALTLATFFGASAAPTPLYRIYQQNFSLSPLLITVVFAVYAFALLAALLTAGSISDHLGRKPVIFFALMLEIIAMGLFVVASGPGWLIAARIVQGIATGIAGASLGAALVDVDRAKGQTVNSIAPLCGMAVGAVGTSALIQYGPFPMHLIYALLLLAFTLLAAGIWLTRETGGTRPGALGSLIPRVTVPQQVKRPLSLVTPINIANWTLAGFYLSLVPSLVASTTGSGAPLTGGAVVTALMTSGAITVYLRRGKSASANLGFGVSAKALGILTVVAGVHLANVPLLLIGTVFTGAGFGTNFLGSLGTIMPLAKADERAGLLSAFYVQSYLAFSLPAILAGFLAKSAGYALTTDIYATAILLLMGAGLLGLRAGRRKAAA, from the coding sequence ATGCTCACCGCAGCCAAATCCACCGAGAATGCGCAGCGCCCCTCGATCGGTTTTCATGCGCTGACGCTCGCCACCTTCTTCGGCGCTTCGGCGGCGCCGACGCCGCTCTACCGGATCTATCAGCAGAATTTCTCGCTGTCGCCGCTGCTGATCACCGTGGTTTTCGCCGTCTACGCCTTCGCGCTGCTGGCAGCACTCCTGACCGCCGGTTCGATCTCCGATCATCTCGGCCGCAAGCCGGTAATCTTTTTCGCTCTTATGCTCGAAATCATCGCCATGGGTCTCTTCGTCGTCGCCAGCGGCCCGGGCTGGCTAATCGCGGCACGGATCGTCCAGGGTATTGCGACCGGCATCGCCGGCGCCTCGCTCGGCGCCGCTCTCGTCGATGTCGACCGGGCAAAGGGGCAGACCGTCAATTCGATCGCGCCGCTTTGCGGCATGGCGGTGGGCGCGGTCGGCACCAGCGCCCTGATCCAATACGGCCCTTTCCCGATGCATCTCATTTATGCGCTGCTGCTTCTCGCCTTCACCCTGCTGGCGGCCGGCATCTGGCTGACGCGAGAGACCGGCGGCACACGGCCGGGCGCGCTCGGGTCGCTGATCCCCAGGGTCACGGTTCCCCAGCAGGTGAAGCGGCCGCTGTCGCTGGTGACGCCGATCAATATCGCCAACTGGACGCTTGCCGGCTTCTATCTCTCGCTGGTGCCGTCGCTGGTCGCCAGCACCACCGGCAGCGGCGCGCCGCTGACCGGCGGGGCGGTGGTGACGGCGTTGATGACGAGCGGGGCGATCACCGTCTATCTCAGGCGCGGCAAGTCGGCATCGGCCAATCTCGGCTTCGGTGTATCGGCCAAGGCGCTCGGCATTCTGACGGTCGTTGCCGGCGTGCATCTTGCCAATGTGCCGCTGCTGCTGATCGGCACGGTCTTTACCGGCGCCGGTTTCGGCACCAATTTCCTCGGCTCGCTCGGCACCATCATGCCGCTCGCCAAGGCGGATGAGCGCGCCGGGCTGCTGTCGGCCTTTTACGTGCAGAGCTATCTCGCCTTCAGCCTGCCGGCGATCCTTGCCGGGTTCCTGGCGAAATCGGCCGGCTATGCGCTGACGACGGATATTTATGCGACGGCAATTCTGCTGTTGATGGGCGCCGGACTGCTGGGGCTTCGCGCCGGACGGCGGAAGGCGGCGGCCTGA